The following coding sequences are from one Salvia hispanica cultivar TCC Black 2014 chromosome 3, UniMelb_Shisp_WGS_1.0, whole genome shotgun sequence window:
- the LOC125213824 gene encoding rust resistance kinase Lr10-like yields the protein MMNEIQFLMFPAFSTGIIILAHKIIICPLIFGFLIYKFRRRRLSSFEGVESFLQSDNKLAPIRYSYLDIKKMTKNFKDKLGQGGYGSVYKGKLRSGHLVAVKLLGKSAANGQDFINEIATIGRIHHVNVVELVGYCAERSKRALIFDFMPNGSLDKYVFNREKASSLDWDMKFKIIVEVARGIRYLHDGCDFRILHFDIKPHNILLDDKFVAKISDFGLAKLCSTNKDTVTLTAARGTIGYVAPELINRGIGLVSYKADVYSFGMLLIEILNLNKDLTRNNGESSKYFPNWIYDHLNQGMNINIGHVDENDDRIIGRKMTIVALWCIQMSPENRPSMSKVLEMLEGDVDHLQIPNFPTYMAGNEEESWATDSNASISLLDDNNGSGIIEIISNS from the exons ATGATGAATGAAATCCAGTTCCTCATGTTCCCTG CCTTCAGCACTGGAATCATTATCTTGGCACATAAGATAATCATTTGTCCATTGATATTCGGGTTTTTGATCTACAAATTCCGAAGAAGGCGCTTGTCCTCTTTCGAGGGAGTAGAGTCATTCCTACAAAGTGACAACAAGCTGGCTCCAATAAGGTATTCCTACCTGGACATAAAGAAGATGACTAAGAATTTTAAAGATAAACTAGGCCAAGGAGGCTACGGTTCTGTTTACAAAGGAAAGCTTCGAAGTGGCCATCTTGTAGCAGTCAAATTGCTCGGAAAATCCGCAGCAAATGGGCAAGACTTCATCAATGAAATAGCAACTATTGGGAGGATCCATCATGTAAATGTTGTCGAACTTGTTGGATATTGCGCTGAAAGATCCAAGCGTGCCCTCATTTTTGATTTCATGCCAAATGGTTCGCTTGATAAATACGTCTTCAATCGAGAAAAAGCCTCTTCATTGGATTGGgatatgaaatttaagattATAGTTGAAGTGGCTCGAGGAATCAGGTATTTGCACGATGGTTGTGACTTCCGCATCTTGCATTTTGATATTAAACCTCACAACATACTGCTTGATGATAAGTTTGTCGCAAAAATATCAGATTTTGGGTTGGCGAAATTATGCTCCACAAACAAGGATACAGTGACACTGACGGCAGCCAGAGGAACCATAGGATATGTTGCTCCTGAACTTATCAATAGAGGTATTGGTTTAGTATCTTACAAGGCTGATGTGTATAGTTTCGGGATGTTGttgattgaaatattaaacTTGAACAAAGACTTGACAAGGAACAATGGTGAATCTAGTAAGTATTTTCCCAACTGGATATATGACCACTTGAACCAAGGTATGAACATTAACATTGGACATGTTGATGAAAATGACGATAGAATCATTGGTCGGAAGATGACTATTGTTGCATTATGGTGCATACAAATGAGTCCAGAAAATCGTCCATCAATGAGTAAGGTATTGGAGATGTTAGAAGGTGATGTAGATCATCTGCAGATTCCTAATTTTCCAACGTATATGGCaggaaatgaagaagaaagttgGGCTACAGATTCAAATGCTTCCATATCATTGTTGGATGATAACAATGGTAGCGGCATTATTGAGATTATTAgtaattcttga
- the LOC125213825 gene encoding uncharacterized protein LOC125213825 isoform X2, which yields MITFTTNFSSLLILSLIFYQAQTGDANSNCAPSACGAIRNISSPFRLKTDPNHCGDRKFELSCEDNITFLYQNSHRYYVKDINYLIARIRLVDASIDNRTLCSFPNYTFFTDSDSPYRTVSAHSAPYGGYVAWPINFISCRNPNPSTNSSNFTEIHTQCASNSSQSTFDYIKVGRVRASEVPHMCSVDLMAFTSWEFRDLSNVSLSEIHESLLYGFELYVCSWWWCSERTTTNWEKFTNWLLGTNGLLLLIPLAILGVSLPVTIIIGLIGVLVLSLTTFPEYWPYYFTYYLFPNGVRIGSDFVIIALLVLSLVIVVWFTAAVNILVAITVGFAGALVLSFVLMENFTYSFGAGVAPKFIFTGVISSMIICAPRIIIGPFAVWFLIYKF from the exons ATGATCACGTTCACAACCaatttttcatctctcttgattctctctctcattttctACCAAGCTCAAACCGGCGATGCTAACTCCAACTGCGCTCCGTCAGCCTGCGGCGCCATTCGCAATATCAGCTCCCCTTTCCGCCTCAAGACCGATCCCAACCACTGCGGCGATCGGAAATTTGAATTATCCTGCGAAGACAACATCACCTTCCTCTACCAAAATTCTCACCGATATTATGTGAAAGACATCAACTATCTCATCGCCAGAATCAGACTGGTCGATGCTTCCATTGACAACCGCACTCTCTGCTCTTTCCCCAATTACACTTTCTTCACCGATTCCGATTCTCCTTACCGAACCGTTTCTGCTCATAGCGCGCCATATGGTGGTTATGTTGCCTGGCCTATCAATTTCATAAGCTGCCGGAATCCAAATCCCTCGACCAATTCTTCCAATTTTACTGAGATTCACACTCAATGCGCCTCTAATTCTTCCCAATCCACATTTGATTACATCAAGGTCGGCAGGGTGAGAGCCTCGGAGGTGCCGCACATGTGCAGTGTTGATCTGATGGCCTTCACGTCTTGGGAATTTAGGGATTTAAGCAACGTATCGCTTTCGGAAATTCACGAATCTCTTTTGTACGGATTTGAACTCTACGTGTGTTCGTGGTGGTGGTGCAGCGAAAGAACAACCACAAATTGGG AGAAATTCACAAATTGGTTATTAGGAACTAATG GGCTTCTTCTCCTAATTCCTTTGGCAATTCTAG GGGTAAGCCTCCCAGTGACGATTATCATCGGACTAATCGGTGTTTTAGTACTCTCATTGACTACCTTTCCGGAGTACT GGCCATACTACTTCACTTACTATTTATTTCCTAATGGAGTTCGAATTGGATCTGATTTCGTGATCATTG CGCTTCTCGTGCTTTCTCTCGTCATTGTAG TTTGGTTTACTGCAGCAGTAAACATCCTTGTGGCGATCACAGTGGGATTTGCCGGTGCTTTGGTTCTGTCATTTGTTTTGATGGAAAACT TTACCTATTCATTTGGAGCGGGTGTGGCACCTAAATTCATATTCACTG gTGTCATCTCAAGTATGATCATATGTGCACCAAGGATCATCATTGGTCCTTTTGCTGTGTGGTTTCTGATTTACAAATTCTGA
- the LOC125213826 gene encoding rust resistance kinase Lr10-like, whose amino-acid sequence MTKNFEDKLGQGGFGSVYKGKLQSGNLVAVKLLGKSETNGQDFINEIATIGRIHHVNIVQLVGYCAERSKRAIIFDFMPNGSLDKYIFNQEKASSLDWNTKFKIAVEVARGIEYLHHGCDIQILHFDIKPHNILLDDKFVPKISDFGLAKLCAANKEALTLTSVRGTVGYVAPELINRSIGAVSYKADVYSFGMLLMEMASLNKNLARNNDESSKYFPNWIYDRLNQGRDIDIGHVDENGDRYIGRKITIVALWCIQMSPDNRPSMKKVLEMLEGDLEHLQIPDYPMYMAGNEEESWAIDSNASIPLLHDNNDSNIIEIISNA is encoded by the coding sequence AtgactaaaaattttgaagataaaCTAGGCCAAGGGGGCTTTGGTTCTGTTTACAAGGGAAAGCTTCAAAGTGGCAATCTTGTTGCAGTCAAATTGCTCGGAAAATCTGAAACTAATGGGCAAGACTTCATCAATGAAATAGCAACTATTGGAAGGATCCATCATGTAAACATTGTCCAACTTGTTGGATACTGTGCTGAAAGATCCAAGCGAGCCATCATTTTTGATTTCATGCCAAATGGTTCCCTTGACAAGTATATTTTTAACCAAGAAAAAGCATCTTCATTGGACTGGAACACGAAATTTAAGATTGCAGTTGAAGTGGCTCGAGGGATTGAGTATTTGCACCATGGATGTGATATCCAGATCTTACATTTTGACATCAAACCTCACAATATACTTCTTGATGATAAGTTTGTGCCAAAAATATCAGATTTTGGGCTTGCAAAATTATGCGCCGCAAACAAGGAGGCTTTGACGTTGACGTCTGTCAGAGGAACCGTGGGGTATGTTGCTCCTGAACTTATTAATAGAAGTATTGGTGCAGTGTCTTACAAGGCTGATGTTTATAGTTTTGGAATGTTGTTGATGGAAATGGCAAGTTTAAACAAAAACTTAGCACGAAACAACGATGAATCAAGTAAGTATTTCCCAAACTGGATATACGACCGCTTGAACCAAGGTAGGGACATTGACATTGGACATGTTGATGAAAATGGCGATAGATACATTGGTCGGAAGATTACTATTGTTGCATTATGGTGCATACAAATGAGTCCAGACAATCGTCCATCAATGAAGAAGGTGTTGGAGATGTTAGAAGGTGATCTCGAACATTTGCAAATTCCTGATTATCCAATGTATATGGCAGGAAATGAGGAAGAAAGTTGGGCTATAGATTCAAATGCTTCCATACCATTGTTACATGATAACAATGATAGCAACATTATTGAGATTATTAGTAATGCTTGA
- the LOC125213825 gene encoding uncharacterized protein LOC125213825 isoform X1 has translation MITFTTNFSSLLILSLIFYQAQTGDANSNCAPSACGAIRNISSPFRLKTDPNHCGDRKFELSCEDNITFLYQNSHRYYVKDINYLIARIRLVDASIDNRTLCSFPNYTFFTDSDSPYRTVSAHSAPYGGYVAWPINFISCRNPNPSTNSSNFTEIHTQCASNSSQSTFDYIKVGRVRASEVPHMCSVDLMAFTSWEFRDLSNVSLSEIHESLLYGFELYVCSWWWCSERTTTNWEKFTNWLLGTNGLLLLIPLAILVFLIAGVSLPVTIIIGLIGVLVLSLTTFPEYWPYYFTYYLFPNGVRIGSDFVIIALLVLSLVIVVWFTAAVNILVAITVGFAGALVLSFVLMENFTYSFGAGVAPKFIFTGVISSMIICAPRIIIGPFAVWFLIYKF, from the exons ATGATCACGTTCACAACCaatttttcatctctcttgattctctctctcattttctACCAAGCTCAAACCGGCGATGCTAACTCCAACTGCGCTCCGTCAGCCTGCGGCGCCATTCGCAATATCAGCTCCCCTTTCCGCCTCAAGACCGATCCCAACCACTGCGGCGATCGGAAATTTGAATTATCCTGCGAAGACAACATCACCTTCCTCTACCAAAATTCTCACCGATATTATGTGAAAGACATCAACTATCTCATCGCCAGAATCAGACTGGTCGATGCTTCCATTGACAACCGCACTCTCTGCTCTTTCCCCAATTACACTTTCTTCACCGATTCCGATTCTCCTTACCGAACCGTTTCTGCTCATAGCGCGCCATATGGTGGTTATGTTGCCTGGCCTATCAATTTCATAAGCTGCCGGAATCCAAATCCCTCGACCAATTCTTCCAATTTTACTGAGATTCACACTCAATGCGCCTCTAATTCTTCCCAATCCACATTTGATTACATCAAGGTCGGCAGGGTGAGAGCCTCGGAGGTGCCGCACATGTGCAGTGTTGATCTGATGGCCTTCACGTCTTGGGAATTTAGGGATTTAAGCAACGTATCGCTTTCGGAAATTCACGAATCTCTTTTGTACGGATTTGAACTCTACGTGTGTTCGTGGTGGTGGTGCAGCGAAAGAACAACCACAAATTGGG AGAAATTCACAAATTGGTTATTAGGAACTAATG GGCTTCTTCTCCTAATTCCTTTGGCAATTCTAG TATTTTTAATTGCAGGGGTAAGCCTCCCAGTGACGATTATCATCGGACTAATCGGTGTTTTAGTACTCTCATTGACTACCTTTCCGGAGTACT GGCCATACTACTTCACTTACTATTTATTTCCTAATGGAGTTCGAATTGGATCTGATTTCGTGATCATTG CGCTTCTCGTGCTTTCTCTCGTCATTGTAG TTTGGTTTACTGCAGCAGTAAACATCCTTGTGGCGATCACAGTGGGATTTGCCGGTGCTTTGGTTCTGTCATTTGTTTTGATGGAAAACT TTACCTATTCATTTGGAGCGGGTGTGGCACCTAAATTCATATTCACTG gTGTCATCTCAAGTATGATCATATGTGCACCAAGGATCATCATTGGTCCTTTTGCTGTGTGGTTTCTGATTTACAAATTCTGA
- the LOC125210211 gene encoding LEAF RUST 10 DISEASE-RESISTANCE LOCUS RECEPTOR-LIKE PROTEIN KINASE-like 1.2, with protein sequence MIILITEHKLATLHIDLEKAQSNIQTSHPAMITTHHFIFLFTSSLLIFSLQANCVPSACGAIRNISYPFRLTSDSNDCGNPRFELTCENNATLVYLNSHKYYVKSINYQNSTIMLIDASISNDSICIHSSSPPPPPPPSNSMDPYYNYYSALQRSVNLISCPDPLHNSSLFTDITPYCASYSFSILTT encoded by the coding sequence ATGATAATTCTTATTACTGAACACAAGCTTGCTACCCTTCATATTGATTTGGAGAAGGCTCAATCAAACATCCAAACTTCACATCCAGCCATGATCACAACTCATCACTTCATCTTCCTCTTCACTTCATCCCTCTTGATTTTCTCCCTCCAAGCAAACTGTGTTCCTTCCGCCTGCGGTGCTATTCGCAACATCAGCTACCCTTTCCGCCTCACGAGCGATTCCAACGACTGTGGCAATCCCAGATTCGAACTAACCTGCGAAAACAACGCCACCTTAGTTTATCTAAACTCTCACAAATACTATGTCAAATCCATCAACTACCAAAACTCCACCATCATGCTGATTGATGCTTCCATAAGCAATGACTCAATCTGCATCCATTCCtcatctcctcctcctcctcctcctccttccaACTCCATGGATCCTTACTACAATTACTATTCCGCTCTCCAACGGTCGGTTAACTTAATTAGCTGTCCTGATCCATTGCATAATTCTTCCCTCTTCACAGACATCACTCCATACTGCGCCTCGTATTCGTTTTCAATTCTAACAACATAG